A stretch of Trueperaceae bacterium DNA encodes these proteins:
- a CDS encoding M20/M25/M40 family metallo-hydrolase — protein sequence MRLWTEAGLQPRLDAVGNVVAAVEPTAPAAAHAPAPALAAVDGPQPGRVIVAAHLDSVFGPDIDVTVTRGEGAWRGPGIGDNAASLAILTRYLQTRDRPDRAARPPLLVAATVGEEGLGDLRGARHLVAEAGAGARAFVAFDGLLGTITDVAVGSRRYEARFAAEGGHSWGDYGASSAVHAAGAAIAALTGLDVPRAPRSSLNVGQVWGGTSVNAIAETAGFNLDLRSVGGAALEALDAAATAAIRSAAAAAGVRVRLDRVGDRPAGRTADEALVAAARAAYGSVGVAAQTSAGSTDANAAVAAGVPALAFGGYRGGGAHRLEEWLEPASLEVGLAALAALLARLA from the coding sequence ATGCGCCTCTGGACAGAGGCCGGACTGCAACCTCGCCTCGACGCCGTCGGCAACGTCGTGGCGGCGGTCGAGCCGACCGCGCCGGCGGCGGCGCACGCGCCCGCGCCCGCGCTAGCGGCGGTGGACGGCCCTCAGCCGGGTCGCGTCATCGTGGCTGCTCACCTCGACAGCGTGTTCGGGCCCGACATCGACGTGACCGTCACGCGTGGCGAAGGCGCCTGGCGCGGTCCTGGGATCGGCGACAACGCGGCGTCGCTCGCCATCCTCACCCGCTACCTGCAGACGCGCGACCGCCCCGACCGCGCCGCCCGCCCGCCGCTCCTGGTCGCCGCGACCGTGGGCGAGGAGGGCCTCGGCGACCTGCGTGGCGCGCGCCACCTGGTGGCGGAGGCGGGGGCGGGCGCCAGGGCCTTCGTGGCGTTCGACGGCCTGCTGGGCACCATCACGGACGTCGCCGTCGGTTCGCGGCGCTACGAGGCCCGCTTCGCGGCGGAGGGCGGCCACTCGTGGGGCGACTACGGCGCGAGCAGCGCGGTCCACGCGGCCGGCGCTGCCATCGCCGCCTTGACCGGCCTGGACGTCCCGCGCGCTCCCCGCTCCAGCCTGAACGTGGGGCAGGTGTGGGGGGGCACCAGCGTCAACGCCATCGCCGAGACGGCAGGCTTCAACCTGGACCTCAGGAGCGTTGGCGGCGCGGCGCTGGAGGCCCTCGACGCGGCCGCCACCGCCGCCATCAGGTCGGCCGCCGCCGCGGCGGGCGTGAGGGTGCGGCTGGACAGGGTGGGCGACCGGCCGGCCGGCAGGACGGCCGACGAGGCCCTCGTCGCGGCGGCCAGGGCCGCCTACGGCAGCGTCGGGGTGGCGGCGCAGACGTCGGCCGGCAGCACCGACGCCAACGCTGCGGTGGCCGCGGGCGTCCCGGCGCTGGCTTTCGGCGGCTACCGCGGCGGGGGTGCGCACCGGCTCGAGGAGTGGCTCGAGCCCGCGTCGCTCGAGGTGGGCCTCGCCGCCCTCGCCGCCCTCCTCGCGCGCCTGGCCTGA
- a CDS encoding thioredoxin domain-containing protein: protein MLMAEWRKLATKTALAAALALLATPALAQIGAAPTTILAGLADYAPRADGAEYLTGSGFRFHVTAVDGVATEVGGSGALTDANVRFLGALVGAASGYGAGIAAPVADFFRTRAAELEGRGEVAIEVMEYLMFVVVTPAAADAPGAPGVVEVRFAPQFVADERFGPPAHALGPADAAHVIRLFTDLQCPFCAQFESQGMPIVLDELLPRGDVRFELHHFPLKSIHPNAIAAAEASECVAAAAAATGGRDAGERAFWDYQAALFAAQPSWADLPDPLPSFAAVAAELELDGSGLAACVRSGEFGPLVEESYRVAAVELRLTGTPTLFVDGLKVADYRDLDEYLRLMRLGDAIRLGAGAPAASGAAEAAAPAQDASTSGAPAKGAPAQGADASAPSEPDAPSQDADAPDAPTQTAPPQGAP, encoded by the coding sequence ATGCTCATGGCTGAATGGCGCAAGCTCGCCACCAAGACGGCGCTCGCCGCCGCGCTGGCGCTGCTGGCGACGCCGGCGTTGGCGCAGATCGGCGCGGCGCCCACCACCATCCTAGCGGGGCTCGCGGACTACGCCCCCCGCGCCGACGGCGCCGAGTACCTGACCGGCAGCGGCTTCCGCTTCCACGTTACGGCGGTGGATGGTGTGGCCACCGAGGTCGGCGGGTCCGGCGCGCTGACGGACGCCAACGTGCGTTTCCTCGGCGCCCTCGTGGGCGCCGCCAGCGGCTACGGCGCCGGCATCGCCGCGCCAGTCGCCGACTTCTTCCGGACCCGTGCCGCCGAGCTCGAGGGGCGGGGAGAGGTGGCCATCGAGGTGATGGAGTACCTCATGTTCGTGGTGGTCACGCCGGCAGCGGCTGACGCTCCCGGAGCGCCGGGCGTGGTGGAGGTGCGGTTCGCGCCGCAGTTCGTGGCGGACGAACGCTTCGGGCCGCCAGCGCACGCCCTCGGTCCGGCCGACGCGGCGCACGTGATCAGGCTCTTCACGGACCTGCAGTGCCCGTTCTGCGCGCAGTTCGAGTCGCAGGGCATGCCCATCGTGCTGGACGAGCTGCTGCCGCGGGGCGACGTGCGCTTCGAGCTGCACCACTTCCCGCTCAAGAGCATCCACCCCAACGCCATCGCCGCGGCGGAGGCCAGCGAGTGCGTGGCGGCTGCCGCCGCTGCGACCGGCGGACGAGACGCCGGTGAGCGGGCCTTCTGGGACTACCAGGCCGCTCTCTTCGCGGCGCAACCGAGCTGGGCCGACCTGCCCGACCCGCTTCCCTCCTTCGCCGCGGTGGCCGCCGAGCTCGAGCTGGACGGCTCCGGGTTGGCTGCTTGCGTGAGGAGCGGCGAGTTCGGGCCGCTCGTCGAGGAGTCCTACCGCGTGGCGGCGGTGGAGCTGCGGCTCACGGGCACCCCCACGCTGTTCGTCGACGGCCTCAAGGTGGCCGATTACCGCGACCTCGACGAGTACCTCAGGCTCATGCGGCTCGGGGACGCCATCCGGCTGGGCGCGGGCGCGCCGGCGGCCTCGGGCGCGGCCGAGGCGGCGGCGCCCGCTCAGGACGCGTCGACGTCAGGTGCGCCCGCCAAGGGCGCGCCGGCCCAGGGCGCTGACGCGTCGGCGCCGAGTGAGCCGGACGCGCCGTCCCAGGACGCTGACGCGCCGGACGCACCGACCCAGACCGCTCCCCCACAGGGCGCCCCCTGA
- a CDS encoding Crp/Fnr family transcriptional regulator, with amino-acid sequence MTEASQYPSLVWHLKNTELFEDLTPDEIEQMARITPYKKFAAGEIIYHMEDPADALYFVRDGMVKISMYFPNGKEMILGLLGKYDIFGELLLLESERRPNQAEAVTDTTLIVMPEMEFQRLLQQQPRIAMKFIQVMSTRLWQAQQWQAEVGAFDAPGRLANLLLRLANDFGVPGDRGTVIDLTLTQQDLAKMIGATRETVSHCLARLLEYGAVRRRRAPITVNQERLQAFLDEASA; translated from the coding sequence ATGACCGAAGCGAGCCAGTACCCGAGTCTGGTGTGGCACCTCAAGAACACCGAGCTGTTCGAGGACCTGACGCCGGACGAGATCGAGCAGATGGCGCGCATCACGCCGTACAAGAAGTTCGCGGCCGGCGAGATCATCTACCACATGGAGGACCCCGCCGACGCCCTCTACTTCGTGCGCGACGGCATGGTGAAGATCTCGATGTACTTCCCGAACGGCAAGGAGATGATCCTGGGGCTGCTCGGCAAGTACGACATCTTCGGGGAGCTCCTGCTGCTCGAGAGCGAGAGGCGCCCCAACCAGGCGGAGGCCGTGACGGACACGACCCTCATCGTCATGCCCGAGATGGAGTTCCAGCGCCTGCTGCAGCAACAGCCGCGCATCGCCATGAAGTTCATACAGGTCATGAGCACGCGCCTGTGGCAGGCGCAGCAGTGGCAGGCCGAGGTCGGCGCCTTCGACGCGCCCGGCCGCCTCGCGAACCTGCTACTGCGGCTTGCCAACGACTTCGGCGTGCCGGGCGACCGCGGCACAGTCATCGACCTGACCCTGACCCAGCAGGACCTGGCCAAGATGATCGGCGCCACGCGCGAGACGGTCAGCCACTGCCTGGCGCGCCTGCTCGAGTACGGCGCGGTGCGGCGCCGACGCGCGCCCATCACGGTCAACCAGGAGCGCCTGCAGGCGTTCCTCGACGAGGCGAGCGCCTGA
- a CDS encoding carboxypeptidase M32, protein MPDTDRLLAEFKLEMGILNDLGAAADLLSWDQDTYMPSGAAAGRGQQLATLHSIQHARLTSERVSDLLAALESAGLPADSPERAMVREARRHADRARSVPARLVEELARRSSSARVAWSRARAEDRFELFAPELAEMFALKREEADAVGGGSRYDALLDEYEPGATAAGLAELFEPLRVEQVGLLEAIRASGVQHPAGMLERGYPVAAQRDLCLRTVAAFGYDLDRGRLDVTLHPFATTIGGDDVRITTRYDEHFLNTALFGAMHEAGHAMYEQGIDPAYHRTPLASGASLGVHESQSRLWENLVGRSLPYWQGAYPTLQAAFPAQLGEVALADFYRAINRVEGSLIRVEADEVSYNLHVLVRFELELALLQGDLAVADLPGAWNELYGEYLGLAPASDADGCLQDIHWAAGLIGYFPTYALGNLMSAQLAAAARRAEPHLDEALSAGDFAPLLAWLRVNVHRHGCRYRPEELLAQATGSGLSAGPYMTYLREKYGELYSL, encoded by the coding sequence ATGCCGGACACGGACAGACTACTCGCCGAGTTCAAGCTCGAGATGGGCATCCTCAACGACCTCGGCGCGGCCGCGGACCTCCTCTCCTGGGACCAGGACACCTACATGCCGTCCGGTGCCGCCGCGGGTCGCGGCCAGCAACTGGCGACGTTGCACTCCATCCAGCACGCCCGACTCACCAGCGAGCGCGTGAGCGACCTGTTGGCGGCGCTCGAGTCGGCGGGCCTGCCGGCCGACTCCCCCGAGCGCGCCATGGTGAGGGAGGCGCGACGGCATGCCGACCGCGCCCGCTCCGTGCCGGCGCGCCTCGTGGAAGAGCTGGCGCGGCGGTCCAGCAGCGCGCGGGTCGCGTGGAGCAGGGCGCGCGCGGAGGACCGCTTCGAGCTGTTCGCCCCGGAACTCGCGGAGATGTTCGCGCTCAAGCGCGAGGAGGCGGACGCGGTGGGTGGCGGCTCCCGCTACGACGCGCTCCTCGACGAGTACGAACCCGGCGCCACCGCGGCAGGGCTCGCCGAGCTGTTCGAGCCGCTGCGGGTCGAGCAGGTCGGCCTGCTGGAGGCCATCCGGGCGAGCGGCGTGCAACACCCGGCCGGCATGCTCGAACGCGGCTACCCCGTGGCCGCGCAACGCGACCTGTGCCTGCGCACGGTGGCGGCCTTCGGTTACGACCTCGACCGCGGGCGCCTCGACGTCACCCTGCACCCGTTCGCCACGACCATCGGCGGCGACGACGTCCGCATCACCACCCGCTACGACGAGCACTTCCTCAACACGGCGCTGTTCGGCGCCATGCACGAGGCCGGTCACGCCATGTACGAGCAGGGGATCGACCCCGCCTACCACCGCACGCCCCTCGCCAGCGGGGCCAGCCTGGGCGTGCACGAGTCGCAGTCGCGCCTGTGGGAGAACCTGGTCGGCCGCTCGCTGCCGTACTGGCAGGGCGCCTACCCAACGCTGCAGGCCGCCTTCCCGGCCCAGCTCGGGGAGGTCGCGCTCGCCGACTTCTACCGCGCCATCAACCGCGTCGAGGGGAGCCTGATCCGCGTCGAGGCCGACGAGGTCAGCTACAACCTCCACGTGCTCGTGCGGTTCGAGCTCGAACTGGCGCTCTTGCAGGGCGACCTCGCCGTCGCCGACCTGCCGGGCGCCTGGAACGAGCTGTACGGCGAGTACCTCGGCCTGGCGCCCGCCTCCGACGCCGACGGCTGCTTGCAGGACATCCACTGGGCGGCAGGCCTGATCGGCTACTTCCCCACCTACGCCCTCGGCAACCTGATGAGCGCGCAGCTCGCCGCCGCAGCGCGCCGCGCCGAACCGCACCTGGACGAGGCGCTCAGCGCCGGCGACTTCGCGCCGCTACTCGCGTGGCTGCGGGTCAACGTGCACAGGCACGGCTGCCGCTACCGGCCGGAGGAGCTCCTCGCCCAGGCGACGGGTTCGGGTCTGAGCGCCGGACCGTACATGACGTACCTTCGCGAGAAGTACGGCGAGCTCTACTCCCTGTGA
- a CDS encoding cation:proton antiporter has translation MRPRRTRHHGPGDPKETTTAPFTAAPHGDILHLLVQVALLLFAARAMGELARRVNQPAVVGELLAGILLGPSLLSSVLPGFGRWMLPQSELQGYLLEVVSLLGAIFLLLMTGLETDLQLIRRHARTAVGVSFGGILVTFSSGFVLGQLLPESLLGGQHARLVFALFVATSMAISAIPVIAKVLIDLKLMRRDIGQTILAAGMSDDTTGWILLSIVAGLASGEAVTAGSVLTTVGSVLAFMVVSFTLGRMLVRHALNLVQDRVGSPYRLLTLVMVLTFTWAAITQALNLEAVLGAFVMGVLFGQMRRLPDEVHDRIEGMSVGVFSPLFFGVAGLKVNLQSLFEPRLLLIALGVIAVASLGKVLGTYLGARLIGRRDHWTALAYGAGLNARGAMEIIMATIGLQLGILGQDMYSIIVVMAMTTSLMAPSALRFVLKRVKPDEQEAQRLRNEELAEDSLIAHVHRVLFPVRGARPGRDRPAERAIESYVLRKLGEDLSVTLLNVARPNEKAAGQAHLTALAGSFDNGEVTRRVVESETPVDVILDEAQKDYDLIVLGASEQSGTNEVVFNRVVDQVVRMAPCPTMVVKGAATPESWPPKRILVPSEGTAASRNAAELAFALARDGASRVSLLNVVIREQGPYRLDASGAAQQRQLAAAYQIVNSLRELGEARGVNPDTEVRVAADTSTAILAVAEQLGHDLIILGTDVRPGSERLYLGPRVEQILAASKVPVIVMNGS, from the coding sequence TTGCGCCCCCGCAGGACCCGCCACCACGGTCCTGGCGATCCCAAGGAGACGACCACGGCACCGTTCACCGCAGCCCCACACGGCGACATCCTGCACCTGCTCGTCCAGGTCGCCCTCCTCCTGTTCGCGGCCCGCGCCATGGGCGAGCTGGCCCGGCGCGTCAACCAGCCCGCCGTGGTGGGCGAGCTGCTGGCCGGCATCCTCCTGGGCCCCTCGCTACTCTCCAGCGTCCTGCCCGGCTTCGGCCGCTGGATGCTGCCTCAGTCCGAGCTGCAGGGCTACCTCCTCGAGGTCGTGAGCCTGCTCGGCGCCATCTTCCTGCTCCTCATGACGGGGCTCGAGACCGACCTGCAGCTGATCAGGCGCCACGCGCGCACCGCCGTGGGCGTGTCGTTCGGCGGCATCCTCGTCACGTTCTCGAGCGGCTTCGTGCTCGGCCAACTGTTGCCGGAATCGCTGCTGGGCGGGCAGCACGCCCGGTTGGTCTTCGCCCTGTTCGTGGCGACCTCGATGGCCATCTCCGCCATACCCGTCATCGCCAAGGTGCTGATCGACCTGAAGCTGATGCGCCGCGACATCGGCCAGACGATCCTGGCGGCCGGCATGAGCGACGACACGACGGGCTGGATCCTCCTGTCGATCGTCGCCGGTCTGGCGAGCGGCGAGGCCGTCACGGCCGGCAGCGTCCTCACGACGGTCGGGAGCGTCCTCGCGTTCATGGTGGTGTCGTTCACGCTCGGGCGCATGCTCGTGCGGCACGCCCTGAACCTGGTGCAAGACCGCGTCGGCAGCCCGTACCGCCTCCTGACGCTCGTGATGGTCCTCACCTTCACTTGGGCGGCCATCACGCAGGCGCTCAACCTCGAGGCCGTCCTCGGCGCGTTCGTGATGGGCGTGCTCTTCGGCCAGATGCGGCGTCTGCCAGACGAGGTCCACGACCGCATCGAGGGGATGTCGGTCGGCGTCTTCTCCCCCCTCTTCTTCGGCGTCGCCGGGTTGAAGGTGAACCTCCAGAGCCTGTTCGAACCGCGGTTACTGTTGATAGCGCTCGGCGTCATCGCGGTCGCCTCGCTCGGCAAGGTGCTCGGCACGTACCTGGGCGCCCGCCTCATCGGGCGGCGCGACCACTGGACCGCGCTGGCCTACGGCGCGGGCCTCAACGCGCGCGGGGCCATGGAGATCATCATGGCCACCATCGGCCTGCAGCTGGGCATCCTCGGCCAGGACATGTACTCGATCATCGTGGTGATGGCCATGACCACGTCGCTGATGGCCCCATCGGCGCTGCGCTTCGTGCTCAAGCGGGTGAAGCCGGACGAGCAGGAAGCGCAACGCCTACGCAACGAGGAGCTGGCGGAGGACAGCCTCATCGCGCACGTGCACCGCGTCCTCTTCCCCGTCCGCGGCGCGCGCCCGGGGCGCGACAGGCCCGCCGAACGCGCCATCGAGTCGTACGTGCTCCGCAAGCTGGGGGAGGACCTGTCGGTCACCCTGCTGAACGTGGCCAGGCCGAACGAGAAGGCCGCCGGCCAGGCGCACCTGACGGCGCTTGCCGGCAGCTTCGACAACGGCGAGGTTACGCGCCGCGTGGTCGAGTCCGAGACCCCGGTCGACGTGATCCTCGACGAGGCCCAGAAGGACTACGACCTGATCGTCCTGGGCGCGTCGGAGCAGTCGGGCACGAACGAGGTGGTGTTCAACCGGGTGGTCGACCAGGTCGTGCGCATGGCGCCGTGCCCCACCATGGTCGTGAAGGGCGCGGCCACGCCGGAGTCCTGGCCCCCCAAGCGCATCCTGGTGCCGTCCGAGGGCACGGCGGCGTCGCGCAACGCCGCCGAGCTGGCGTTCGCGTTGGCCAGGGACGGGGCGAGCCGGGTGTCGCTACTCAACGTCGTGATCAGGGAGCAGGGGCCCTACCGGCTGGACGCCAGCGGCGCGGCGCAGCAGCGCCAGCTGGCCGCCGCCTACCAGATCGTGAACAGCCTGCGGGAGCTGGGGGAGGCGCGCGGCGTCAACCCCGACACGGAGGTGCGCGTGGCGGCCGACACGAGCACCGCCATCCTCGCCGTCGCCGAGCAGCTGGGCCACGATCTCATCATCCTGGGTACCGACGTGCGTCCAGGTTCGGAGCGGCTCTACCTCGGTCCGCGCGTGGAGCAGATCCTGGCCGCCTCCAAGGTGCCGGTGATCGTCATGAACGGGTCGTGA
- a CDS encoding RNA-binding S4 domain-containing protein → MAAPAGGAGADADAPPSLRLDDALKFFGVASTGGHAKLLIQRGDVRVNGVVETRRKHRLVEGDRVRVAGEEFVIGFEPTVEQ, encoded by the coding sequence ATGGCGGCGCCGGCTGGCGGGGCCGGCGCGGACGCGGACGCGCCGCCGTCGCTCCGCCTCGACGACGCGCTCAAGTTCTTCGGCGTGGCCTCCACCGGCGGGCACGCCAAGCTGCTGATCCAGCGCGGCGACGTGCGCGTGAACGGCGTGGTGGAGACGCGCCGCAAGCACCGCCTGGTGGAGGGCGACCGCGTGAGAGTGGCGGGCGAGGAGTTCGTGATCGGGTTCGAGCCCACAGTGGAGCAGTGA
- a CDS encoding response regulator transcription factor, with protein MTRLLLCDDHAMFRQGLRSILETEEDFRVIGEASTGREAIRYALDTRPDVILMDIQMPELDGVAATKAILAERPDARVIILTMYRQDRYVFEAVKVGARGYLLKDAGAAELVDAIRRVAAGETLLNAEMAASILDEFRKLGEMPSHPEHRLSELTEREEAILRLLAQGATNQEIATSLSVSEKTVRNRLSEIFSKLRLNNRTQAALYALREGIASLQDSDQ; from the coding sequence ATGACGCGCCTGCTCCTCTGCGATGACCACGCCATGTTCCGGCAAGGCCTCCGGAGCATCCTCGAGACGGAGGAAGACTTCAGGGTGATCGGCGAGGCCTCCACGGGGCGCGAGGCCATCCGTTACGCCCTCGACACCCGCCCGGACGTCATCCTGATGGACATCCAGATGCCGGAGCTCGACGGGGTGGCCGCCACCAAGGCCATCCTCGCCGAGAGGCCCGACGCCAGGGTGATCATCCTCACGATGTACCGTCAGGACCGCTACGTGTTCGAGGCGGTCAAGGTGGGCGCCCGCGGATACCTCCTGAAGGACGCCGGCGCGGCCGAGCTGGTGGACGCCATCAGGCGCGTTGCCGCGGGCGAGACGCTGTTGAACGCGGAGATGGCGGCCTCCATCCTCGACGAGTTCCGCAAGCTCGGGGAGATGCCGAGCCACCCGGAGCACCGCCTGAGCGAACTCACGGAGCGCGAGGAGGCCATCCTGAGGCTGCTCGCGCAGGGCGCCACGAACCAGGAGATCGCCACCTCGCTGAGCGTGAGCGAGAAGACCGTGCGCAACCGCCTGTCCGAGATCTTCTCGAAGTTGCGCCTCAACAACCGCACCCAGGCCGCCCTGTACGCGTTGCGGGAGGGCATCGCGTCGCTGCAAGACAGCGACCAGTGA
- the pheA gene encoding prephenate dehydratase, which produces MTARRRVRIAYQGVPGAFSEEAALGFAPGGEPVGYPTFQEAFAAAAEGSCDYACLPVENSLAGSINQTYDLLTDSDMNVVGERVVRVHHNLLVKPGVKLEDVKRVYSHPQALAQCMGFIRRHGLEAVTDFDTAGAAKLLAENGGEGKAAIASVRAAAEYGLDVIAEKIEDLPFNFTRFFVLAHFDAKTGGGSASGHPEGTLFKSSLVLATRHRPGDLVACLEVFPRHDINMTKLESRPRRDKPWSYLFYVDIEGHIDQPNVAAAMTDLMRRAAFVKFLGSYPAAEPTELR; this is translated from the coding sequence ATGACCGCACGACGGCGAGTCCGCATCGCTTACCAAGGTGTCCCAGGCGCTTTCAGCGAGGAGGCCGCGCTCGGCTTCGCTCCCGGCGGGGAGCCGGTCGGCTACCCCACCTTCCAGGAGGCGTTCGCGGCCGCGGCGGAGGGTTCGTGCGACTACGCTTGCCTGCCGGTGGAGAACAGCCTGGCAGGCTCCATCAACCAGACTTACGACCTGCTGACCGACTCCGACATGAACGTGGTGGGCGAGCGGGTGGTCCGCGTGCACCACAACCTCCTCGTCAAGCCGGGCGTCAAGCTGGAGGACGTCAAGCGCGTCTACAGCCACCCGCAGGCGCTGGCGCAGTGCATGGGCTTCATACGGCGGCACGGCCTGGAGGCGGTGACCGACTTCGACACGGCCGGCGCCGCCAAGCTGCTCGCGGAGAACGGCGGCGAGGGCAAGGCGGCCATCGCCAGCGTGCGGGCCGCCGCCGAGTACGGTCTCGACGTGATAGCCGAGAAGATCGAGGACCTGCCCTTCAACTTCACGCGCTTCTTCGTGCTGGCGCACTTCGACGCCAAGACCGGGGGCGGCAGCGCGAGCGGCCACCCCGAGGGCACCCTGTTCAAGAGCAGCCTGGTGCTCGCCACCCGCCACCGCCCGGGGGACCTGGTGGCCTGCCTCGAGGTCTTCCCGCGCCACGACATCAACATGACGAAGCTCGAGTCGCGGCCGCGCCGCGACAAGCCGTGGAGCTACCTCTTCTACGTCGACATCGAGGGTCACATCGACCAGCCGAACGTGGCCGCGGCCATGACCGACCTGATGCGCCGCGCCGCGTTCGTCAAGTTCCTCGGCAGTTACCCCGCCGCCGAACCCACCGAGCTCCGCTGA
- a CDS encoding dynamin family protein: MLELPDGLRDLVTRERGAVTDLLVLLAKLEAEPESVADVRTAVDDLDGIFLLVVAGEFNAGKSSLINALLGERVMPEGVTPTTDRVTVITHGSEVAESDDEGGVVRRTYPSDLLDTVAFVDTPGTNAIVARHQQLTERFVPRADLVLFVTSADRPFTQSEREFLTLIASWGKKVIMVVNKVDILATDAERETVIAFVAQHARETLGATPEVFGVSSRRAFLARQAGDEAALAASGLPELEAAIRHRLGADRLKLKLLTPLGVARRTADQQSTVLENRLGLLTDDEATLAEIDRQRLHFAAELERDLTKYVGSLKGVLADVERRGEEFFDDTIRWRRLPKLMNGQKVREEFEAKVVKSAEAEIDAGLGELVDWFIGRNIHLWEDVMAYLNEKRAAEQERVIGEVGGRFQYDRQALLRGLRERAEAAMGEYDAPAEARQLADRLQGAVIQTGLLEVGGLGLSAAMLAIMTGAALDVTGLALGLTAMGLGLLVFPRQRARAKRELRRKMTELQAVLDEGVGKQFRLELDRSQEKLTAAISPYTRFVGTELERLRELRAELEAVERRLESLRREVEAAA; encoded by the coding sequence GTGCTTGAGCTGCCCGACGGCCTACGAGACCTCGTCACGCGCGAGCGCGGGGCCGTCACCGACCTGTTGGTGCTGCTCGCCAAGCTCGAGGCGGAACCGGAGAGCGTGGCCGACGTTCGCACCGCCGTCGACGACCTCGACGGCATCTTCCTCCTGGTCGTGGCGGGCGAGTTCAACGCGGGCAAGTCGAGCCTCATCAACGCGCTCCTCGGGGAGCGCGTGATGCCGGAGGGCGTCACGCCGACGACCGACCGCGTGACCGTCATCACCCACGGCAGCGAGGTGGCAGAGTCCGACGACGAGGGCGGCGTCGTCAGGCGCACCTACCCCAGCGACCTGCTGGACACCGTGGCGTTCGTCGACACGCCCGGTACCAACGCCATCGTGGCGCGGCACCAGCAACTGACCGAGCGCTTCGTGCCCCGCGCCGACCTCGTGCTCTTCGTCACGAGCGCCGACCGTCCCTTCACCCAGAGCGAGCGGGAGTTCCTGACCCTGATCGCGTCGTGGGGCAAGAAGGTCATCATGGTCGTCAACAAGGTGGACATCCTCGCGACCGACGCCGAGCGCGAGACGGTCATAGCGTTCGTGGCGCAGCACGCGCGCGAGACGCTCGGCGCCACGCCCGAGGTGTTCGGCGTCAGTTCGCGCCGGGCGTTCCTGGCGCGTCAGGCCGGCGACGAGGCGGCCCTGGCCGCCAGTGGCCTCCCCGAGCTGGAGGCGGCCATCCGCCACCGACTCGGCGCCGACCGGCTCAAGCTGAAGCTGCTGACGCCCCTCGGCGTGGCGCGGCGCACGGCCGACCAGCAGTCGACGGTGCTGGAGAACCGCCTCGGGCTCCTGACCGACGACGAGGCCACGCTGGCCGAGATCGACCGGCAGCGCCTGCACTTCGCCGCCGAGCTCGAGCGGGACCTCACCAAGTACGTCGGCTCCCTCAAGGGGGTGCTGGCGGACGTGGAGCGGCGGGGCGAGGAGTTCTTCGACGACACCATCAGGTGGCGGCGCCTCCCCAAGCTGATGAACGGCCAGAAGGTGCGCGAGGAGTTCGAGGCCAAGGTCGTCAAGAGCGCGGAGGCGGAGATCGACGCTGGTCTCGGCGAGCTGGTCGACTGGTTCATCGGGCGCAACATCCACCTGTGGGAGGACGTCATGGCCTACCTCAACGAGAAGCGCGCGGCCGAGCAGGAGCGCGTCATCGGGGAGGTGGGCGGGCGTTTCCAGTACGACCGCCAGGCGCTGCTGCGCGGCCTGCGCGAGCGCGCCGAGGCCGCCATGGGCGAGTACGACGCACCCGCCGAGGCGCGCCAACTTGCCGACAGGCTGCAGGGCGCCGTCATCCAGACGGGGCTGCTCGAGGTCGGCGGGCTGGGCCTCTCCGCGGCGATGCTGGCCATCATGACGGGCGCAGCGCTCGACGTCACCGGCCTGGCGTTGGGCCTGACCGCCATGGGGCTCGGCCTCCTCGTCTTCCCGCGTCAGCGGGCGCGCGCCAAGCGCGAGCTGCGGCGGAAGATGACGGAGCTGCAGGCGGTCCTCGACGAGGGCGTGGGGAAGCAGTTCCGGTTGGAGCTGGACCGCTCGCAGGAGAAGCTCACCGCCGCCATCAGCCCCTACACCCGCTTCGTGGGCACCGAGCTGGAGCGGCTCCGCGAGTTGCGAGCCGAGCTCGAGGCGGTCGAGCGGCGCCTGGAGTCGCTGCGGCGCGAGGTGGAGGCCGCCGCCTGA
- the rnhA gene encoding ribonuclease HI: MPRSTKRPQQSPLFAAAEDRHAGAATLPSATAFTDGSCDTASGHGGWAYLLDTPAGRLSDAGYEPGTTNNRMELTAAVRALEALTEPTALTIVTDSEYLKKAFTDGWLEKWQRNGWLTAARQSVKNRDLWEELLELERRHVVRWSWTKGHAGHAENEAVDAMALAARRGRGR, from the coding sequence ATGCCACGTTCGACTAAGCGCCCCCAGCAGTCGCCGCTGTTCGCCGCGGCGGAGGACCGCCACGCCGGCGCCGCCACGCTTCCCAGCGCCACCGCCTTCACGGACGGTTCGTGCGACACCGCCAGCGGTCACGGCGGCTGGGCGTACCTGCTCGACACCCCCGCCGGCCGCCTGAGCGACGCCGGTTACGAGCCAGGCACCACCAACAACCGCATGGAGCTAACGGCGGCCGTGCGCGCCCTGGAGGCGCTGACCGAACCCACCGCGCTCACCATCGTCACGGACAGCGAGTACCTCAAGAAGGCGTTCACCGACGGGTGGCTCGAGAAATGGCAGCGGAACGGCTGGCTCACGGCGGCGCGCCAGAGCGTCAAGAACCGCGACCTGTGGGAGGAGCTGCTCGAGCTGGAGAGGCGTCACGTCGTCCGGTGGTCGTGGACGAAGGGTCACGCCGGTCACGCCGAGAACGAGGCGGTGGACGCCATGGCGTTGGCAGCGCGGCGGGGTCGGGGACGCTAG